The Mastomys coucha isolate ucsf_1 unplaced genomic scaffold, UCSF_Mcou_1 pScaffold14, whole genome shotgun sequence genome window below encodes:
- the Ppp1r42 gene encoding protein phosphatase 1 regulatory subunit 42 isoform X3 has protein sequence MVRLTVDLIAKTSNLKPRKEETLAQCLKKITHINFSDRNIDSIDDLSLCKNLSVLYLYDNRISQVTNLNYTTNLTHLYLQNNCISCIENLSSLKKLEKLYLGGNYIAVVEGLEGLEELRELHVESQRLPLGEKLLFDPRTLRSLAKSLSILNISNNNIDDIKDLEMLENLNHLIAVDNQLMHVKPVEVPSG, from the exons ATGGTTCGACTGACGGTGGATTTAATTGCCAAAACCAGCAATCTTAAACCCAGAAAAGAAGAAACCCTTGCACAATGCCTGAAGAAAATAACACACATAAATTTTTCAGACAGAAATATAGATTCGATT gacGACCTCTCTCTTTGCAAAAACCTgagtgttttatatttatatgataatCGCATTAGTCAAGTCACTAACCTGAATTACACCACAAATCTGACCCACTTGTACCTACAGAACAATTGCATTTCCTGCATTGAAAACCTCAGTTCactaaagaaattggaaaaact GTATCTGGGAGGCAATTACATTGCGGTCGTAGAAGGCTTGGAAGGATTAGAAGAGCTGAGAGAGCTTCATGTTGAAAGTCAGAGGCTCCCTCTGGGAGAAAAGCTCCTGTTTGACCCAAGGACCCTTCGTTCTCTAGCT AAATCCCTTTCTATTTTGAATATCAGCAACAATAACATTGATGACATAAAAGATTTAGAGATGCTGGAGAATCTTAATCACCTGATTGCAGTTGACAACCAGCTGATGCACGTGAAG CCTGTGGAAGTGCCCAGTGGTTGA